The sequence below is a genomic window from Bradyrhizobium septentrionale.
AACACTGCGAAAGGCAATTCCGATGGCACGTTTTCCGGTCCATACGCGCGACTCCGCCCCTGAAGCCTCGAAGCCCGCGCTGGGTGACGTCGAGGCGCGGTTTGGCATGATCCCGAACCTTGCGGCGGCGATGGCGACGTCGCCAGTGCTGATCCAGAGCTTCATCGGCATCTTCGACAAGGTTCACAGCGGCAGCTTCACCGAGCAGCAGATCCAGACCGTGCTGCTCACCGACGCGGTGACCAATGGCTGCGCCTGGGCGGTCGCGCTGCATTCCGCG
It includes:
- a CDS encoding carboxymuconolactone decarboxylase family protein, translating into MARFPVHTRDSAPEASKPALGDVEARFGMIPNLAAAMATSPVLIQSFIGIFDKVHSGSFTEQQIQTVLLTDAVTNGCAWAVALHSALGLQAGLAPADVEAMRAGRSPADKTLGALSTLARSLIEKRGRLDDEEIERFLAAGSTRTSCLK